A window from Agrobacterium tumefaciens encodes these proteins:
- a CDS encoding ABC transporter permease has protein sequence MNFPQQAPFRFSREGNIRRRLATFALRGGALAVFVAVFAFFSLAAPFFLSVGNIGNVLAQSAIGGVLAIGLTIVIIAGGSNVVTGGIDLSLAANMGLSAAVYATLTQAGYGDAAAAAGALATGAAIGAVNALAVTVTGIIPLLATLAVMNIVAGLELVLTQNTVIPASTEFLSALSATGPAGIPVLAYVLILFAGFVAAVVQYTPLGLRLYAVGEFPEAARAAGLPVRSFVAGAFVTSGLFGGFAGILSVSYLSGSTTGSGEMLLPVVVTALLGSVFSRRLVPTVTGTLLSALFVGFLVNGFQLLNISSTLVSGVQGLLILLVVSATTLLRRENR, from the coding sequence CTGAATTTCCCTCAGCAAGCGCCCTTCCGGTTTTCGCGCGAAGGCAATATCCGTCGCAGGCTTGCGACCTTTGCGCTGCGCGGCGGCGCGCTTGCGGTTTTTGTCGCGGTTTTTGCGTTCTTTTCGCTGGCCGCCCCGTTTTTCCTGTCGGTGGGCAATATCGGCAACGTGCTGGCGCAATCGGCCATTGGCGGGGTTCTCGCCATCGGGTTGACGATCGTGATCATTGCCGGCGGTTCCAACGTGGTCACGGGGGGCATCGATCTGTCGCTGGCAGCGAATATGGGATTGAGCGCGGCGGTTTATGCGACCCTCACTCAGGCCGGATATGGCGATGCCGCAGCGGCTGCAGGAGCACTTGCAACAGGGGCCGCAATCGGCGCTGTGAACGCGCTCGCCGTCACGGTGACCGGTATCATACCGCTTCTGGCGACGCTGGCGGTGATGAATATCGTGGCCGGGCTCGAGCTGGTTCTGACGCAAAATACCGTCATCCCGGCCTCTACCGAATTCCTGTCGGCCCTTTCCGCCACCGGCCCTGCCGGGATACCGGTGCTGGCCTATGTCCTCATCCTTTTTGCGGGGTTCGTGGCGGCGGTGGTACAATACACACCCTTGGGACTGCGGCTTTATGCCGTGGGCGAATTTCCCGAGGCGGCGCGGGCTGCCGGGCTGCCGGTAAGATCCTTCGTGGCTGGCGCATTCGTGACGAGCGGTCTGTTCGGTGGTTTTGCAGGGATATTGTCCGTGTCTTACCTTAGCGGCAGCACCACCGGGTCCGGCGAAATGCTTTTGCCTGTGGTGGTCACCGCGCTTCTCGGCTCCGTCTTTTCACGTCGCCTGGTGCCGACGGTGACCGGGACGCTGCTGTCGGCTCTCTTCGTCGGTTTCCTTGTCAATGGTTTTCAGCTTCTCAACATTTCCAGTACGCTGGTAAGCGGCGTCCAGGGTCTCCTGATCCTGCTCGTCGTCTCCGCCACGACCCTTTTGCGTCGGGAGAACCGCTAA
- a CDS encoding dipeptide ABC transporter ATP-binding protein, with protein sequence MTPLIDVRNLKIGFPRGDDDNTVVHGIDLTIHRGETVALVGESGSGKSVTARSLIGLAGNTAGVTADRLEIAGENALDYGEGDWRRLRGRKIGFVLQDALVSLDPLRRISQQLSDAAGRRTLFARVPVDFDSHALLQSVGIPDPVRRLRQYPHQLSGGLRQRALIATAIAKNPSLLIADEPTTALDATVQKQILDLLAERRKAGHTLLLISHDLAVVSRLADRVLVMNEGRIVEEGATEELLRRPKHPYTRQLLDAVPSAGSKGYRLSAAVPPSVDGGGALISHRVPLPSKTILPGKHVLSVRNLFKHYGGPENAPVVNDVSFDLSTGEALGIVGESGSGKTTVAKMVLGLVEPEHGEVFIEGQPWSNVAESLRRSRRSSMQLIAQDAFSSFDPRYTVEKIVGESLDVTGLRGAERRDRVLEVLEAVRLGGDFLTRYPRELSGGQRQRVAIARAFAPRPRLLIADEPVSALDVSVQAQVLDLLAELQAASGTSLLFISHDLGVVRHLTDRVLVMKDGRIVESGDVGDVFSAPQHGYTRKLIDAVPALA encoded by the coding sequence ATGACGCCGCTTATCGACGTGCGTAATCTCAAGATCGGTTTCCCGCGTGGGGATGACGACAATACCGTCGTGCACGGCATTGATCTGACCATTCACCGTGGCGAGACGGTTGCGCTCGTCGGAGAATCCGGTTCCGGAAAGTCTGTCACGGCCCGTTCCCTTATCGGGCTTGCCGGAAATACGGCCGGGGTGACAGCGGACAGGTTGGAGATAGCAGGGGAAAATGCGCTGGACTATGGCGAAGGCGACTGGCGGCGTCTTCGCGGGCGCAAAATTGGCTTTGTTTTACAGGATGCACTGGTCTCGCTTGATCCGCTGCGCCGTATTTCGCAGCAGCTTTCGGATGCCGCAGGACGCCGGACACTGTTTGCCCGCGTGCCGGTGGATTTCGACAGCCATGCGCTTCTGCAATCGGTCGGTATTCCCGATCCCGTCCGACGGTTGCGGCAATATCCGCACCAGCTCTCGGGTGGACTGCGGCAGCGCGCCTTGATCGCGACAGCGATTGCTAAAAACCCGTCGCTGCTGATCGCCGATGAGCCGACCACGGCGCTTGATGCGACGGTGCAGAAGCAGATCCTTGACCTCCTGGCGGAACGCCGGAAAGCCGGCCACACCCTGCTGTTGATCAGCCATGATCTGGCGGTGGTCTCGCGTCTCGCGGACCGCGTTCTGGTGATGAATGAAGGTCGTATCGTCGAGGAGGGGGCAACGGAAGAGTTGCTGCGTCGGCCGAAACATCCCTATACGCGCCAACTGCTCGATGCGGTTCCTTCGGCCGGATCGAAAGGCTATCGGCTTTCGGCAGCGGTGCCGCCGTCGGTTGACGGTGGGGGAGCACTCATTTCGCACCGTGTGCCACTGCCGTCCAAGACAATCCTTCCGGGCAAGCATGTACTTTCGGTGCGCAATCTCTTCAAGCATTACGGCGGGCCGGAAAATGCGCCTGTCGTCAACGACGTATCCTTCGATCTTTCCACGGGAGAAGCACTCGGTATCGTCGGCGAGTCCGGTTCTGGAAAAACCACTGTCGCCAAAATGGTTCTGGGGCTTGTCGAACCCGAACATGGTGAGGTTTTTATCGAGGGGCAGCCATGGAGCAATGTTGCCGAGAGCCTGCGCAGATCCCGCCGCAGCAGCATGCAACTGATTGCCCAGGATGCCTTCAGCTCCTTTGATCCGCGTTATACGGTCGAAAAGATCGTTGGCGAAAGCCTCGATGTCACCGGCCTTCGCGGTGCCGAGCGCCGAGACCGTGTGCTGGAGGTTCTCGAAGCCGTCCGGTTGGGCGGCGATTTCCTCACCCGTTATCCCCGCGAACTTTCAGGTGGGCAGCGCCAGCGCGTGGCCATTGCCAGAGCATTCGCCCCGCGCCCGCGCCTCCTTATCGCCGACGAGCCGGTGAGCGCGCTCGACGTTTCGGTCCAGGCCCAGGTTCTCGATCTTCTGGCCGAACTCCAGGCGGCATCCGGCACGTCGCTGTTGTTCATCTCCCATGATCTCGGCGTCGTGCGTCACCTGACGGATCGGGTGCTGGTGATGAAGGACGGCCGAATTGTCGAAAGCGGCGATGTCGGCGATGTTTTCTCCGCTCCGCAGCACGGCTACACCCGAAAACTGATCGATGCCGTTCCCGCGCTTGCATAA
- a CDS encoding iron-containing alcohol dehydrogenase encodes MSTFTFATVPQIIAGPGCVARISELKTRLGPRVLVVSDDGVIKAGLVQPALACLAEAGAETSIFAGVIADPPESIIHAAVAQAIEFGATGVLGIGGGSSLDVAKLVALLAKSGEALTAIYGVGNVTGQRLPLVLIPTTAGTGSEVTPISIVTTGDNQKKGVISPVLLPDAALLDANLTIGLPPAVTAATGIDAMVHAIEAFTSASANNNPVSRALAKEALRLLGANIAIAVENGTDLAARQSMLLGAMLAGQAFANSPVAAVHALAYPIGARYHVPHGLSNSLVLPHILRFNATVCGDAYAELAPCLFPHLEPADQAGRLSGFIEGLTMLPLRLNLPVRLRDVGIPKDGLPLLAKDAIEQTRLLVNNPRTLSLSDAASIYEIAW; translated from the coding sequence ATGTCCACATTCACATTCGCGACCGTCCCGCAGATCATTGCGGGACCGGGCTGCGTCGCAAGGATTTCAGAGTTGAAAACTCGGCTCGGGCCGCGTGTTCTGGTGGTTTCGGACGATGGGGTCATTAAGGCAGGGCTTGTTCAACCCGCCCTTGCTTGCCTCGCGGAAGCTGGCGCTGAAACATCGATCTTCGCCGGCGTTATCGCCGATCCACCGGAATCCATCATTCACGCGGCTGTGGCGCAAGCGATCGAGTTTGGCGCAACCGGTGTACTGGGAATCGGCGGCGGCTCGTCGCTCGATGTCGCAAAGCTCGTGGCGCTTCTTGCCAAAAGCGGCGAAGCGCTCACCGCTATCTACGGGGTTGGCAATGTCACGGGACAGCGTCTTCCGCTCGTGCTCATACCGACAACGGCAGGCACGGGATCGGAGGTCACGCCGATTTCGATCGTTACCACGGGAGATAATCAGAAAAAGGGCGTCATATCGCCGGTCCTGCTGCCGGATGCGGCTCTTCTGGATGCAAACCTGACAATAGGCCTTCCGCCGGCCGTGACCGCGGCGACGGGAATTGACGCAATGGTTCACGCCATCGAGGCCTTCACTTCCGCCAGTGCAAACAACAATCCGGTTTCCCGTGCCCTTGCCAAAGAAGCTCTGCGGCTTCTCGGAGCGAATATCGCGATTGCCGTCGAAAACGGAACCGACCTGGCCGCCAGACAGTCCATGCTGCTCGGCGCAATGCTGGCGGGCCAGGCCTTCGCCAATTCGCCGGTTGCAGCCGTTCATGCTCTCGCCTATCCGATCGGTGCGCGCTATCACGTTCCGCACGGCCTCTCCAACAGTCTGGTCCTGCCGCACATATTGCGCTTTAACGCGACCGTGTGTGGTGACGCTTATGCGGAACTGGCACCGTGCCTCTTTCCGCACCTTGAGCCTGCCGATCAGGCCGGGCGGCTTTCCGGATTCATCGAAGGGCTGACGATGCTGCCTCTTCGCCTTAACCTTCCAGTACGGCTCAGGGATGTCGGAATTCCCAAAGACGGGCTTCCTTTGCTGGCGAAAGATGCAATTGAACAGACGCGTCTGCTGGTCAACAACCCGCGTACGCTATCACTGTCGGACGCCGCCAGTATCTACGAAATTGCATGGTAG
- a CDS encoding ABC transporter permease — protein MLLSRPGLTLSSLFLLFVATATLWPQFVTAANPLLADPLQAQLPPSAEYWFGTDHLGRDVFSRVIYGARYSILIGVSAIAIAALAGSFLGLVAGLARGAVDELISRFLDVVSSFPDLLLALVLISFTGPGTVNLIFALGVASVPRFARVVRAQTFVIARSGYVEQAKTFGLGRVTLIARHILPHAIAQVPILATIGLGSTIIQAAGLSFLGMGPQPPTPEWGAMLAEARNYLRVAWWIGVWPGVAITLTVIAISVLGKRWQLAFEGRRQA, from the coding sequence ATGCTGCTTTCCAGGCCCGGCCTGACCCTGTCGTCGCTGTTTCTGCTTTTCGTGGCGACAGCAACCCTCTGGCCTCAATTTGTCACCGCCGCCAATCCCCTGCTGGCGGACCCTTTGCAGGCGCAACTGCCGCCCTCCGCCGAGTACTGGTTCGGAACCGACCATCTGGGCCGCGATGTCTTTTCGCGGGTGATATACGGTGCACGTTATTCAATCCTGATCGGTGTCAGCGCCATCGCCATTGCCGCGCTGGCGGGCTCCTTTCTCGGGCTTGTCGCAGGTCTCGCACGCGGTGCGGTGGATGAGTTGATATCGCGATTCCTCGATGTCGTATCGTCGTTTCCGGATTTGCTTCTGGCGCTGGTGCTGATCTCGTTTACCGGGCCGGGAACGGTCAATCTGATTTTCGCCCTCGGTGTCGCCTCCGTACCGCGCTTTGCCCGTGTGGTGCGCGCGCAGACCTTCGTCATCGCCAGAAGCGGCTATGTCGAGCAGGCGAAAACTTTCGGCCTTGGGCGCGTTACGCTGATTGCCCGGCACATACTGCCGCACGCGATTGCTCAGGTGCCCATTCTGGCGACGATCGGACTCGGCTCCACCATCATTCAGGCCGCGGGTTTGAGTTTTCTGGGTATGGGACCGCAGCCGCCGACCCCGGAATGGGGCGCCATGCTGGCGGAAGCGCGCAATTATCTGCGCGTGGCATGGTGGATCGGCGTCTGGCCGGGGGTCGCCATCACGCTCACAGTCATCGCCATCAGTGTTCTCGGAAAACGTTGGCAGCTGGCATTCGAAGGCAGGAGGCAGGCATGA
- a CDS encoding sugar ABC transporter ATP-binding protein, whose product MIRTAVHGEFAVAVATYPGHPVEARETDDIIRLRDITKSFGGAQALSGASLAVRRGTVHGLVGQNGAGKSTLIKLLAGLHGADGGSIEIDGQSHDRLTPHLVEKLGIHFIHQDRLLVPTFTVGEALFLAREPRIKGTPFLDRTLMRRRAAEVLERYFGLHLPNSALISDLSAAEKQIIQITRALIDNPKVLVFDEPTAALVRREAELLFSLIRRLREDGITIIYISHYLGEIVDICDTVTVLRNGRDVATLSVADTSAAEIGALMVNRDIAEFYPKPRIVPGENLLSVKGLSLADRYADVDFTLRKGEVLGLAGLVGSGAKEVIRTLFGLETPSSGTMEAGGERISAVSPAHAAARRLALVPEDRRRDGVALDLTVTENTTLASLGRFSRLGFLRKTDERRQTEDLIKRLQIKTEGPDALVRTLSGGNQQKVAIAKWLSRQSEIYLLDEPSVGVDIAAKVEIYTLIGELAERGAGVIVLSSDIEELLGITDRVLVFFRGRITREFISKDTRQEQILSEVTGASDANTHSR is encoded by the coding sequence ATGATCCGAACCGCCGTGCATGGAGAATTTGCCGTGGCTGTTGCAACATATCCGGGCCATCCGGTCGAGGCCCGCGAGACGGACGACATCATTCGTCTGCGCGATATTACCAAATCCTTTGGCGGTGCTCAGGCGCTGTCCGGTGCGTCGCTTGCCGTGCGTCGCGGCACCGTTCACGGTCTCGTCGGCCAGAATGGCGCCGGCAAATCGACCCTCATTAAGTTGCTGGCCGGCTTGCATGGGGCAGATGGTGGTTCAATCGAGATCGATGGACAATCCCATGATCGGTTGACGCCGCATCTCGTGGAAAAGCTCGGCATCCATTTCATCCACCAGGATCGGTTGCTGGTGCCGACATTCACGGTGGGCGAAGCGCTTTTTCTGGCGCGTGAACCGCGGATCAAAGGAACGCCGTTTCTTGACCGCACCTTGATGCGCCGTCGTGCTGCCGAGGTGCTTGAGCGCTATTTCGGTTTGCACCTGCCGAACTCTGCGCTGATTTCCGATCTTTCGGCAGCGGAAAAACAGATCATCCAGATCACGCGTGCGCTTATCGACAATCCCAAGGTGCTGGTGTTCGACGAACCCACAGCAGCCCTTGTGCGGCGGGAGGCGGAGCTGCTGTTCTCGCTGATCCGGCGGCTGCGGGAGGACGGCATAACGATCATCTATATCTCGCATTATCTGGGCGAGATCGTCGATATCTGCGATACGGTGACGGTTCTGCGTAACGGCCGCGATGTCGCTACCCTTTCTGTCGCCGATACATCGGCCGCTGAAATCGGCGCGCTGATGGTGAATCGCGATATCGCCGAATTTTACCCCAAGCCCCGGATCGTTCCGGGAGAGAATCTCCTGTCGGTGAAAGGTCTTTCTCTTGCCGACAGATACGCGGATGTCGACTTCACACTGAGAAAGGGCGAGGTACTTGGCCTAGCCGGGTTGGTCGGTTCAGGTGCAAAAGAAGTCATCCGCACTCTTTTCGGGCTTGAGACCCCGTCGTCCGGGACCATGGAGGCGGGCGGCGAGAGGATATCGGCCGTCAGCCCGGCACATGCGGCGGCGCGGCGGCTCGCGCTCGTTCCTGAAGATCGTCGCCGTGATGGTGTGGCGCTCGATCTCACCGTCACTGAAAATACGACACTTGCCAGTCTCGGGCGCTTTTCCCGCCTGGGCTTCCTCAGGAAGACGGACGAACGGCGCCAGACCGAAGATCTGATCAAGCGGTTGCAGATCAAAACGGAAGGTCCGGATGCGCTTGTCAGAACCCTCTCCGGTGGCAACCAGCAGAAGGTCGCAATCGCTAAATGGCTGAGCCGCCAGTCGGAAATCTACCTTCTCGATGAACCATCGGTTGGTGTCGATATCGCCGCCAAGGTGGAGATTTACACGCTTATAGGCGAACTCGCCGAGCGTGGTGCAGGTGTCATCGTCCTCTCCTCCGATATCGAAGAGCTTTTGGGCATAACGGATCGGGTTCTGGTCTTTTTCCGCGGACGGATCACGCGCGAGTTCATTTCGAAAGACACGCGGCAGGAACAAATTCTATCGGAGGTCACAGGTGCTTCGGACGCCAATACTCACAGTCGCTGA
- a CDS encoding NtaA/DmoA family FMN-dependent monooxygenase (This protein belongs to a clade of FMN-dependent monooxygenases, within a broader family of flavin-dependent oxidoreductases, the luciferase-like monooxygenase (LMM) family, some of whose members use coenzyme F420 rather than FMN.), whose amino-acid sequence MALIRPRRLKTLTGASSVVAASNDPVATTGIKRAVELAKKAEAEKITGLFTADLLHIDPAGLAGTAGIQEPIVTLSALSQATSRIGLIATISTTFHHPYNLARQIGTLDHLSGGRAGWNAVTSSVGEENFGEQLPSPEERYERAAEFIEVVNALYDANERDAAQRKASGAVAVDPAKFHPIDYKGRYFSVQGPLNIPPLPQGRAVLFQAGQSEAGVTVGARYAEVVYTSQPRFEDAVAFATELRRRATAFGRAGGLPFIMNSFHSVIGESDADVARRLKEKHERIDYEQGRLKLADMLGGDLDLSELPLDQPLPDTLLPDVTSINRRRGRVEVFRRYAREGLSLRELIIQAQETGHWSVAGTPEKLADAIEERYRAGILDVLSLHGFGNPEQEDLLVNGLLPELRRRAIIDTDYVGDDFRANLQLPGLAISGNLIGTRTA is encoded by the coding sequence ATGGCGCTTATCCGCCCCCGACGCCTGAAAACGCTGACCGGTGCCAGCAGCGTGGTTGCCGCATCGAACGACCCCGTCGCAACGACCGGCATCAAACGCGCCGTGGAACTGGCGAAAAAGGCGGAGGCGGAGAAGATCACGGGGCTGTTCACAGCCGACCTTCTCCATATTGATCCCGCGGGACTGGCTGGCACTGCCGGTATTCAGGAACCGATCGTGACCTTATCGGCGCTCAGTCAGGCGACGTCACGGATCGGTTTAATTGCCACGATTTCCACCACATTCCACCACCCCTATAATCTTGCGCGCCAGATCGGCACGCTCGACCATCTCAGCGGCGGTCGTGCGGGCTGGAACGCGGTTACCTCTTCCGTTGGCGAGGAGAATTTCGGTGAGCAGTTGCCGAGCCCGGAAGAGCGCTACGAGAGAGCGGCGGAGTTCATTGAAGTCGTCAACGCCCTTTACGACGCCAATGAGCGGGATGCGGCCCAACGCAAAGCCTCCGGCGCCGTTGCGGTGGATCCCGCCAAATTCCACCCCATCGACTATAAGGGGCGATATTTCAGCGTGCAGGGACCGCTTAACATACCGCCGCTGCCACAGGGCCGGGCTGTGCTGTTTCAGGCCGGCCAGTCGGAAGCGGGGGTTACCGTTGGCGCCCGTTACGCCGAGGTTGTCTATACGTCGCAGCCGCGTTTCGAAGACGCCGTCGCATTCGCGACCGAATTGCGCCGCCGCGCAACGGCTTTCGGCCGTGCCGGCGGCCTGCCTTTCATCATGAATTCCTTCCATTCGGTCATCGGCGAGTCCGATGCGGATGTCGCGCGCCGGCTGAAGGAAAAACACGAGCGTATCGACTATGAGCAAGGCCGCCTTAAACTCGCCGACATGCTGGGCGGTGACCTCGATCTGTCCGAGCTGCCGCTCGATCAGCCGCTGCCGGATACGCTGCTGCCTGATGTGACGAGCATCAACCGCCGGCGCGGCCGGGTTGAGGTCTTCCGCCGATACGCCAGAGAGGGGCTGTCATTGCGAGAGCTTATCATCCAGGCACAGGAGACCGGGCACTGGTCGGTGGCGGGCACACCCGAAAAACTCGCCGACGCCATTGAGGAACGTTATCGGGCGGGAATTCTCGATGTGCTCTCCCTTCACGGATTTGGCAATCCCGAGCAGGAGGACCTGCTGGTCAACGGACTTCTGCCGGAACTGCGCCGTCGCGCCATCATCGATACGGATTATGTGGGCGATGACTTCCGTGCCAATCTGCAACTGCCCGGACTTGCGATCTCGGGTAATTTAATTGGGACGCGGACCGCTTAG
- a CDS encoding ABC transporter permease, translating into MSADNVTSLSRVPTTFFRHGRFRRWSGLPFQVLGRIGSGVLVLWAAVTLSFISIQLAPGDIVSLLIGEQIRTPEVEAAIRAEWGLDQSIPEQYLAYLTRLLHGDFGRSYILQTDISSLVTSQMLPTLKLTAAAFAVAIIFAVATAILTAGRPISRSIAGGLELTLISTPTFWLGILLLYVFSFTFKIFPVSGDRNLSALVLPALSLGLSLGAVLGQVLREGLERALEEPFALTVRSWGTSDLVLRLRHGLRHAALPTVTLAGWLVGNLLSGAVITEAVFGRPGLGRITVDAVLAHDMPVVLAVAILSALIYVVLSTLVDILYLLLDPRLRNEGGRKKP; encoded by the coding sequence ATGAGCGCTGATAATGTGACCTCCCTCAGCCGCGTACCGACAACCTTTTTCCGCCACGGACGCTTCCGGCGGTGGAGCGGCCTGCCGTTTCAGGTTCTCGGCCGCATCGGCTCGGGTGTACTCGTCCTGTGGGCGGCGGTTACATTGAGCTTCATCAGCATTCAGCTAGCGCCCGGTGACATTGTCAGCCTGCTGATCGGCGAACAGATCCGGACGCCCGAAGTCGAGGCTGCGATCCGTGCGGAATGGGGGCTGGATCAGTCGATCCCGGAACAGTACCTCGCCTATCTGACGCGATTGCTGCACGGCGATTTCGGGCGTTCCTATATCCTGCAGACCGATATATCGAGCCTTGTCACCTCGCAGATGCTGCCGACGTTGAAGCTCACTGCCGCCGCGTTTGCGGTCGCAATCATCTTTGCAGTCGCAACTGCGATCCTCACTGCCGGCAGACCCATATCGCGCAGCATTGCTGGCGGACTTGAGCTGACGCTGATTTCGACGCCCACATTCTGGCTGGGTATTCTTCTGCTCTATGTTTTTTCATTCACATTCAAGATTTTCCCCGTTTCGGGAGACAGAAACCTGTCAGCACTCGTCCTGCCGGCGCTGTCGCTGGGCCTGTCGCTTGGGGCCGTGCTCGGGCAGGTGCTGCGCGAAGGGCTGGAACGGGCGCTTGAGGAGCCCTTTGCGTTGACGGTTCGCAGCTGGGGAACAAGCGATCTGGTCCTGAGGCTGCGCCACGGCCTCCGCCATGCCGCCTTGCCAACCGTGACCCTGGCCGGCTGGCTGGTGGGCAATCTTTTGTCCGGTGCGGTGATTACGGAAGCGGTGTTCGGGCGTCCGGGCCTCGGGCGGATCACGGTCGATGCCGTTCTTGCGCATGACATGCCGGTGGTTCTGGCAGTCGCTATCCTCTCCGCGCTCATCTACGTGGTGTTGAGCACGCTCGTGGATATTCTTTACCTGCTGCTCGATCCGAGATTGCGCAATGAGGGTGGGAGGAAAAAGCCATGA
- a CDS encoding ABC transporter permease, with protein MSSVAMASAKTPTISIVRTVARFALPSALLIVFALFASLAPGFLTTTNLISVLVNNFVLLAIVSIAMTFVVASGGIDLSVGAAIDFASFAFVSLVLAGQPVAIAALVGLAAGALVGIFNAILIAGIGISPFLATLGTLFVGRSIQQLLTNGGNPVYLPPVGVSEAFRFLGHGNLFGISVSLIVALAVIIAAWVILSGTRFGRVVVSSGIQASVVRYSGIRLSGHVAVVYILAAVVAAIAGLIITSTVTVYIPSSGNAFLLNAIGATFIGTTLDPRGRPNVPGTVLGVLLLSIVANGLLLSGLNFYWQQVGTGLLIFLVLAIGFANRKATA; from the coding sequence ATGTCATCTGTAGCCATGGCTTCGGCTAAAACCCCGACCATCTCGATTGTGCGGACGGTCGCGCGCTTTGCGCTACCGTCAGCCCTGTTGATCGTTTTTGCTCTGTTCGCGAGCCTTGCGCCCGGATTTCTGACGACCACGAACCTCATCAGCGTGCTGGTCAATAATTTCGTGCTGCTGGCAATCGTCTCCATCGCGATGACTTTTGTCGTGGCCTCCGGCGGCATCGATCTTTCCGTCGGCGCGGCGATCGATTTTGCAAGTTTCGCATTCGTGTCGTTGGTTCTTGCAGGGCAGCCAGTGGCAATTGCTGCGCTGGTGGGGCTTGCGGCCGGTGCGCTGGTCGGCATTTTTAACGCCATTCTCATTGCGGGCATCGGCATTTCGCCTTTCCTTGCCACGCTCGGCACCCTGTTCGTCGGCCGCAGTATCCAGCAATTGCTGACCAATGGCGGTAATCCCGTCTATCTGCCTCCCGTCGGCGTGTCCGAAGCGTTTCGGTTCCTCGGTCATGGCAACCTGTTCGGCATTTCCGTTTCCTTGATTGTCGCCCTCGCCGTGATCATCGCTGCCTGGGTCATCCTGTCCGGCACGCGCTTCGGCCGCGTCGTCGTTTCTTCCGGAATCCAGGCCAGTGTCGTCCGTTATTCGGGCATCCGGCTTTCCGGTCATGTGGCGGTGGTCTATATTCTGGCGGCCGTCGTCGCCGCCATTGCGGGGCTCATTATTACCTCGACGGTTACCGTCTACATCCCGTCATCCGGCAACGCCTTCCTGCTGAATGCGATCGGCGCAACCTTCATCGGCACCACGCTTGATCCAAGAGGACGGCCGAACGTGCCCGGCACCGTTCTCGGCGTGTTGCTGCTCAGCATTGTCGCCAATGGTCTTCTGTTGTCGGGCCTGAATTTCTACTGGCAGCAGGTCGGTACAGGACTGTTGATCTTCCTTGTCCTCGCCATTGGCTTCGCCAATCGGAAGGCGACCGCATAG
- a CDS encoding sugar ABC transporter substrate-binding protein, with amino-acid sequence MTEDFFSSGFNRRNLLKLAAVAAAAVGTQAVSGSQAFAEQELSLKGKRIGISATGTDHFFDLQAYNAQIEEVKRLGGEPIAVDASRNDGKLVSQLQTLIAQKPDAIVQLLGTLSVIDPWLKKARDAGIPVFTIDVGSTNSLNNATSDNWGIGKDLALQLVSDIGGEGNIVVFNGFYGVTPCAIRYDQLVNVTKYFPKVKIIQPELRDVIPNTVQDAFTQITAILSKYPEKGSIKAIWSAWDIPQLGATQALVAAGRTEIKTYGVDGSPEVLQLVADPNSPAAADVAQQPAELGRTAIRNVARYLAGETLPRETYVPALIANKGNVGEVSKKLGIG; translated from the coding sequence ATGACCGAAGATTTTTTCTCCTCCGGGTTTAATCGCCGCAACCTCCTGAAACTCGCTGCCGTTGCCGCTGCGGCCGTTGGCACGCAGGCGGTTTCCGGTTCGCAGGCTTTCGCCGAGCAGGAACTTTCCCTGAAGGGCAAGCGCATCGGCATCAGCGCCACGGGTACGGATCATTTTTTCGATCTGCAGGCCTATAACGCCCAGATCGAGGAAGTGAAACGTCTCGGCGGCGAGCCGATCGCGGTTGATGCCAGCCGTAATGACGGCAAGCTGGTGTCGCAGCTCCAGACGCTGATTGCCCAGAAGCCGGATGCGATCGTGCAGCTTCTGGGCACCTTGAGCGTCATCGATCCCTGGCTGAAAAAGGCGCGCGATGCGGGCATTCCCGTGTTCACTATCGATGTCGGCTCGACCAATTCGCTGAACAACGCCACATCGGATAATTGGGGCATCGGCAAGGATCTCGCATTGCAGCTCGTTTCCGATATCGGAGGCGAAGGCAATATCGTCGTGTTCAACGGTTTTTACGGCGTGACGCCCTGCGCCATCCGTTATGACCAGCTCGTCAACGTCACGAAATATTTCCCCAAGGTGAAGATCATCCAGCCGGAACTGCGCGACGTCATTCCGAACACGGTGCAGGATGCCTTTACACAGATCACCGCAATTCTGAGCAAATATCCGGAAAAGGGTTCGATCAAGGCGATCTGGTCTGCTTGGGATATTCCGCAGCTGGGAGCAACGCAGGCGCTGGTCGCGGCGGGCCGCACGGAAATCAAGACGTATGGTGTTGATGGCAGTCCCGAGGTTCTTCAGCTTGTCGCCGATCCCAACTCTCCCGCTGCGGCCGATGTTGCCCAGCAGCCAGCCGAACTTGGCAGAACGGCCATCCGCAATGTCGCGCGTTATCTGGCCGGCGAAACCCTTCCACGCGAAACCTACGTACCGGCGCTCATCGCCAACAAGGGGAATGTCGGCGAGGTCTCCAAAAAGCTCGGCATCGGCTGA